The genomic DNA GACTTCTTTCCCCGGGCGCCGTACAGCCACTGGTTTGCCGCGAGCCGCCGGCACCATTTGCACCATGCCTGCCACGGCGGCAACTACGGCTTCCAGTTCACGTTCATGGACCGGTTGTTCGGCACGCGCATTGCCGCCGATGCGGCCGAGCCGCAGTTCCTGGCCTTCCGCGAGAAGCAGCAACGCCAACAGCAGCATGGCACGCCGGCCTGAGGCGCCGCGCCGGCCGGCGCGCCTTCGCCATGGGCGCGACTGGCAGAGCCTGGCGTACCTGGCGGCGCTCCCGGCGCTGGCGGCCTGGCAGTGGGTGCATGGCTTTGCCGTGCTGCTCTACGCGCCGATGCTGTTCCTGACGCTGGGCGTGGGTGTGATCCACCACAACCATGTGCACCTGCGCATGTGGCGCGGGCGGCGCATGAACCGGATCACCGACTTCTGGATCACGCTGTTGCAGGGTCACCCGACCTTCGTCTTCTGGCCGGCGCACGTGGTCAACCACCATCGCCACCGGCATGGGCCGCAGGACGTCGCGCGCACCTACCGCTTCGGCGGCGACACCAACCATCTGCGGGGCTACCTGCTGCATCCGTTCCAGGCCGTGTGGGTGCTGATGCCGGTGTTCTTCGGCTGGCTCGGCCGGCTTCGCAGCTACCGGCGGGGACCCTGGCGCTACTGCATGGCGCAGTACGCCCTGTGGCTCGGCAGCTGGGGCGCGCTGTTGCTGCTCGACTGGCGCAAGGCCCTGCTGTTGGTGATCGTGCCGCAACTGCACGGGCTGCATTGGCTGCTGGCGACCAACTATCTGCAGCATGCGCATGCCGACGGACGCCGGTCCGGGCCGGACGAGGAGGCGCGGCGCGATACCGCGGGTACCCGACTGAACTACGCGCGCAATTTCGAGGGGCTGGTGAACCCCTTGCTGTTCAACATCGGCCTGCACACCGCACATCACGAGAACCCGCATGTCCACTGGTCCGAGCTCACGCAGCTGCACCGCACGCGCTACCGCGCGCAGGTCGACCCCGCGCTCAACGAGCAGGGGCTGGTGCCCTACATGGTTCGCGTGTTCGTGCTCGGAGCGCTGTGGCCGCGTTTTCGCAGCCGCCCGCTGATGCCGTCCGTGCCCGTGCCGCCCGAGTCTTCAACCCACTGAACCATGCCCGTCCCATT from Variovorax sp. V93 includes the following:
- a CDS encoding fatty acid desaturase, with translation MARRPEAPRRPARLRHGRDWQSLAYLAALPALAAWQWVHGFAVLLYAPMLFLTLGVGVIHHNHVHLRMWRGRRMNRITDFWITLLQGHPTFVFWPAHVVNHHRHRHGPQDVARTYRFGGDTNHLRGYLLHPFQAVWVLMPVFFGWLGRLRSYRRGPWRYCMAQYALWLGSWGALLLLDWRKALLLVIVPQLHGLHWLLATNYLQHAHADGRRSGPDEEARRDTAGTRLNYARNFEGLVNPLLFNIGLHTAHHENPHVHWSELTQLHRTRYRAQVDPALNEQGLVPYMVRVFVLGALWPRFRSRPLMPSVPVPPESSTH